The genomic interval GGGCCACGATGTCGTGCGTCGGGGTGGTCTCGGCGGGCAGCCCGGCGGCGACGGCCCGGCCGTCCTTGAGCACCGTCACCCGGTCCCCGATGCGGCGGATCTCCTCCAGCCGGTGCGAGATGTAGACGACGGCGACGCCCTCGGCGGTGAGCGAGGCGATGATCCGGAAGAGGTTGCCGACCTCGTCGGGGTCGAGCGCGGCGGACGGCTCGTCCATCACGATGAGGCGTACGTCGTGCGAGAGCGCCCGGGCCATGGACACGATCTGCTGCTGGGCGGCGGAGAGTTCGCCGACCGGCCGGGCCGGGTCGATCTCCGGGTGACCGAGCCGGACCAGCAGGGCCGCCGCCTCGGTGCGGGCGCGGCGGGAGCGGACGACGAAGCCGGCGCTGGTGAACTCGTGGCCCAGGAAGATGTTCTCGGCCACCGACAGGCCCCGGACCAGGTCGAGTTCCTGGTAGATGGTGGCGATGCCGAGGCGCATGGCGGCCATGGGCGACTTGAGTTCGGCGGGTGCGCCGCGCCAGCTGATCTCGCCGTCGTCGGGCTGGTGGGCGCCGGCCAGGACCTTGATGAGGGTGGACTTGCCGGCCCCGTTCTGGCCGAGGAGGCAGTGCACTTCGCCGGCCTGGACCTCCAGGTCGACGCCGTCCAGGGCGCGGACACCGGGGAAGGACTTGGTGATGCCGGACATGGTGAGCAGCGGTGGTTGCGGAGCCATGACGAATCCCCTCGGCGGACGAGGTGTGGGTGTGTGGGGCCGGCCGCTCGGGGCGGCGGGCGGGTCAGGCGGGTGAGAAGAGGTGGTCGCTGATGAGCCTGGCCGCGCCGGTGACTCCGGCGGCGGGTCCCAGCTCGCCCAGGACGATGGGTAGGTTGCCGGTGGCCAGCGGCAGGGAGCGCCGGTAGACCTGGGCCCGGACGGCGGCCAGCAGGGTGTGGCCGAGTCCGGTCACCCCGCCGCCGATCACCACCAGGGCGGGGTTGAAGAAGCTGACGAGGCCCGCGATGACCTGGCCGACGCGATTGCCGCCCTCGCGGATCAGGAGGAGCGAGGCGGCGTCCCCGGCGGCCGCGGCGGCGGCCACGTCCGCGGCGGTGAGCCGGCCGGACGCCTCCAGGCGGGCCGCGAGTTCCTCGGACCGTCCGGCGCGGGCCGCGTCCTCGGCGTCCCGGGCGAGCGCGGCGCCGCTGAAGTGGGCTTCCAGGCAGCCCTTGTTGCCGCAGGCGCAGAGCCGGCCGCCGGGTTCGACCTGGATGTGCCCGATGTCGCCGGCGCTGCCCGTCGCGCCCCGGTGGACGGTGCCCCCGACGACGATGCCGCAGCCGATGCCCGTACCGATCTTGACGCAGAGGAAGTCGCCCACGGAACGGGCGACGCCCGCCTGCTGCTCCCCCAGGGCCATCAGGTTCACGTCGTTGTCGACCATGACCGGGCAGCCCAGCTCCTGGCTGAGTGCCTCGCGGACCGGGAAGCCGTCCCAGCCGGGCATGATCGGGGGTGCGACGGGGACGCCCTCGGGGAAGCGGACCGGTCCGGGGACGCCGATCCCGGCGCCGTCGAAGCTGTCGGCGAGGCCGGAGTCCCGGAGCTTCGCCGCCAGGGACAGCACCTGTTCGAAGACCGCGACGGGTCCTTCGCGTACGTCCATGGGGTGGTTGAGGTGGCCCAGGACCTCCAGCTCCGCGTTGGTGACCGCCACGTCGACGGAGGTGGCGCCGATGTCGACGCCGAGGAAGCGCAGGTGCGGGGCGAGCCTGATGTTGTGCGAGCGGCGTCCGCCCCGGGATGCGGCGAGCCCGTCGGCGACGACGAGTCCGGTCTCCAGCAGCCGGTCGACCTCGACGGCCAGTTTGGACCGCGAGAGGTCGACCTGATCGCCCAGCTTCGCCCGGGAGTTGGGCCCACCGTCGCGCAACAGCTTGAGCAGTCGCGCCTGGTGGGCGTTCGCGGGTCGTGCCGTCATACGTCTCACGCGCCCCTCCCGCCTCGTCGGCCTGTCCGTCGGGCTTGGGAGGGGAACGTAGCAGC from Streptomyces drozdowiczii carries:
- a CDS encoding ROK family protein, whose protein sequence is MTARPANAHQARLLKLLRDGGPNSRAKLGDQVDLSRSKLAVEVDRLLETGLVVADGLAASRGGRRSHNIRLAPHLRFLGVDIGATSVDVAVTNAELEVLGHLNHPMDVREGPVAVFEQVLSLAAKLRDSGLADSFDGAGIGVPGPVRFPEGVPVAPPIMPGWDGFPVREALSQELGCPVMVDNDVNLMALGEQQAGVARSVGDFLCVKIGTGIGCGIVVGGTVHRGATGSAGDIGHIQVEPGGRLCACGNKGCLEAHFSGAALARDAEDAARAGRSEELAARLEASGRLTAADVAAAAAAGDAASLLLIREGGNRVGQVIAGLVSFFNPALVVIGGGVTGLGHTLLAAVRAQVYRRSLPLATGNLPIVLGELGPAAGVTGAARLISDHLFSPA